In Astatotilapia calliptera chromosome 20, fAstCal1.2, whole genome shotgun sequence, one genomic interval encodes:
- the pa2g4b gene encoding proliferation-associated protein 2G4b, with product MSGDDETQEQTIADDLVVTKYKMGAEIANQALKAVVEAAKTGVSVLSLCEKGDAFIVAETGKIFKREKEMKKGIAFPTCVSVNNCVCHFSPLKSDPEVILKDGDLVKIDLGVHVDGFISNVAHSFIVGVTKDNPLTGRKADVIKAAHLCAEAALRLVKPGNQNTQVTEAWNKIAKSFKCSPIEGMLSHQLKQHVIDGEKTIIQNPSDQQKKDHEKAEFEVHEVYAVDVLVSTGEGKAKDGGQRTTVYKRDPNKVYGLKMKTSRTFFSEVERRFDAMPFTLRAFEDEAKARLGVVECAKHELLQPFSVLHEKEGEFVAQFKFTVLLMANGPLRITNSLFEPELYKSEHEVEDPELKALLQSSASRKTQKKKKKKASKTVENATGQPMETEAAE from the exons ATGTCTGGAGATGATGAGACGCAGGAGCAAACCATCGCCGATGACTTGGTGGTTACCAAGTACAAGATGGGCGCCGAGATTGCAAACC AAGCTCTGAAGGCTGTAGTAGAGGCAGCTAAAACTGGCGTCTCCGTGCTCAGCCTGTGCGAAAAGGGAGATGCCTTCATTGTGGCAGAAACTGGAAAGATCTTCAAGAGGGAAAAGGAAATGAAGaaag GTATCGCTTTTCCTACATGCGTTTCTGTTAACAACTGCGTGTGCCATTTCTCCCCTCTGAAGAGTGATCCTGAAGTCATACTGAAGGATGGCGATCTTGTCAAAAT TGATCTCGGTGTGCACGTCGACGGCTTCATCTCAAACGTGGCTCACAGCTTCATTGTCGGCGTGACCAAG GACAACCCACTGACAGGACGTAAGGCGGACGTCATTAAGGCAGCTCACCTCTGTGCTGAAGCCGCTCTCCGCCTCGTCAAGCCAGGAAACCAG aACACGCAGGTCACGGAAGCCTGGAACAAGATTGCAAAGTCATTCAAGTGCTCCCCCATTGAGG GCATGCTCTCTCATCAGCTCAAACAGCACGTAATCGACGGGGAGAAAACGATCATCCAGAATCCATCGGACCAGCAAAA AAAGGACCACGAGAAGGCCGAGTTTGAGGTGCATGAAGTATACGCAGTGGATGTGCTTGTCAGCACCGGAGAGGGAAAG gcAAAGGATGGAGGTCAAAGGACCACAGTTTACAAACGAGACCCCAACAAGGTGTAcggcttaaagatgaagacctCTCGTACGTTCTTCAGCGAGGTTGAGCGACGTTTCGATGCCATGCCCTTCACTCTGAG AGCGTTTGAGGATGAAGCAAAGGCCAGGTTGGGGGTGGTGGAGTGTGCCAAACATGAGTTGCTACAGCCCTTCAGTGTGCTGCATGAGAAAGAGG GCGAGTTCGTTGCCCAGTTTAAGTTCACCGTGCTGCTCATGGCCAACGGACCTCTGCGGATCACCAACAGCCTCTTTGAGCCAGAACTCTACAAGTCTGAGCACGAGGTGGAGGACCCAGAGCTGAAG GCTTTACTTCAAAGCTCAGCCAGCCGTAAGactcagaagaagaagaaaaagaag gcttcAAAGACAGTGGAGAATGCAACAGGACAGCCGATGGAGACCGAGGCCGCAGAATAA